From Drosophila yakuba strain Tai18E2 chromosome 2L, Prin_Dyak_Tai18E2_2.1, whole genome shotgun sequence, one genomic window encodes:
- the LOC6527679 gene encoding vascular endothelial growth factor receptor 1 isoform X11, producing the protein MARLPRLFLLPLLPMLWISWSDALPLQQFTPDPDDSTENCGGENGAPLMTPCKSAIILDAGTSTTLKCEDNESMTWWTSSQTQLIHIAPFDNTDDPARPYGTSLTLIEVTADCVAAYYCVKDSKFNEIPHEGQSDEAMIELVNQGYASSIYVYVNDPDNKLSDSHNVVTARQYSDVVIPCKPAMPDTEVVLETSNGDMHSSKSVGRYDPQRGFTIEIRSIVDGGDYYCRPNPPFPHNEEEMTSIEVRFIGNGHIDKDGKPLPKPVIRSSVEHHVFTDTNFTLDCEQSAYVQSVYGMEWFTPTRDENRIFASQSITDPKTRNSTHQTGRSTLTVLNAQPTDTGLYKCVTTDTLNQNVQRATYRIKVLKHNESYLNVGEPSGHYNVQEYANRTIQMTANFEGFPTPSFSWFKPDGTEVRQSENNFKILSTELSTMLQVLNAQLQDSGTYVLRGSNSFGIVQREYNVSVIDAPALKMSDAYVQVGSVARLECTVSSYPPAIVTFFFRPCSLEPRWPTCSVLNQNFSFQTRPRPGKLSVERIYEVSFLPTEPGILTCIAQNIIDGKQRTTLTKAHVLLGNISENMTIYGFDKDHKIAKEDDVNFTCEALAYHFDGNLKWFLNGEDLKESELVRIETNHTKYSYKSTVHISTISDRDRGTYECRAFHNDNDAIYSSREIDLYVHDPSAPQWTIAGQEGHSKIKRKLSQTLELECASTAVPVATVRWFKDDKELSESKLRHFIEKESKLLITHLYPGDEGVYRCVVENRLDRIERSFTVVISDLPGISMAWVWFGVILFLILISLCLFLAVRYQKEHKRHLALKAAGLANFEEGAVGHINPDMTLDEQAELLPYNREFEFPRDSLKLGKQLGAGAFGVVLKGEARGIKREEPTTTVAVKMVKATADNEVVRALVSELKIMVHLGQHLNVVNLLGAVTKNIAKRELMVIVEYCRFGNIQNFLLRNRKCFINQINPDTDHIDPSIMTQRMSDNYDLHRDTNGGGLKYANVGFPIHSYINEPHNNNTQPPTHRRNSDNDPRSGTRAGRTGSGSATYSYDRQMDTCATVMTTVPEDDQIMSNNSVQPAWRSNYKTDSTEAMTVTTVDLISWAFQVARGMDYLSSKKVLHGDLAARNILLCEDNVVKICDFGLARSMYRGDNYKKSESGKLPIKWLALESLSDHVFSTYSDVWSYGIVLWEMFSLAKVPYPGIDPNQELFNKLNDGYRMEKPKFANQELYEIMLECWRKNPESRPLFAELEKRFGNMLGEDVASHYLDLNNPYMQSNFEYMKKQSTDYLALMGSPDELAPPAPRYVNGHIVPDIRIEELPDDYMAMSPDSEPDASTAIFSPTRLEGETSDFPDFSSETTFNFPGARQSPTLSNNLNSGSSKPLRKKNGMPTVDVADQAPEEIPMLHRRSTGSDESPEQGRRFNQALKQQYVTPTPSPRHHVETKLNGESSENYVNVKPPRKNIPGKTTTGGGGAGAGGTSTEAFSNPSYQPLSTVNEKEQRRY; encoded by the exons ATGGCGAGGCTTCCGAGGCTGTTTCTGCTGCCTCTGCTCCCGATGTTATGGATCTCGTGGAGCGATGCTC TGCCATTGCAGCAGTTCACGCCGGATCCCGATGACAGCACCGAAAACTGCGGCGGCGAGAACGGAGCTCCACTGATGACGCCATGCAAGAGCGCCATAATCCTGGATGCCGGTACGAGCACCACGCTGAAGTGCGAGGACAACGAATCGATGACCTGGTGGACCAGTAGTCAAACGCAGCTCATCCACATCGCGCCGTTCGACAATACGGATGATCCGGCTCGACCATACGGCACCAGTCTGACTCTCATCGAGGTGACGGCTGACTGTGTAGCTGCCTACTATTGCGTGAAGGATTCCAAGTTCAATGAGATCCCCCATGAGGGGCAGTCGGACGAGGCGATGATCGAGCTGGTGAATCAGGGATATGCCAGCTCCATCTACGTGTACGTGAACGACCCGGACAATAAGCTGAGCGACAGTCACAACGTGGTGACGGCACGACAATATAGCGACGTAGTCATACCCTGCAAACCAGCCATGCCGGACACAGAGGTGGTGCTGGAGACCAGCAATGGAGAC ATGCATTCCAGCAAATCTGTCGGTCGGTACGATCCGCAACGGGGATTCACCATCGAGATCCGCAGCATCGTAGATGGCGGGGACTACTACTGCCGCCCAAATCCGCCATTCCCGCACAACGAGGAGGAGATGACCAGCATAGAAGTGCGCTTTATTGGTAACGGTCACATTGATA AGGACGGCAAACCGCTGCCAAAGCCCGTGATCAGGTCCTCCGTGGAGCATCACGTCTTCACGGACACCAACTTCACCCTGGACTGCGAGCAGTCCGCCTACGTTCAATCGGTATACGGCATGGAATGGTTCACTCCGACCCGCGATGAG AATCGCATCTTTGCCTCGCAATCGATAACCGATCCCAAGACCAGGAACAGCACCCACCAAACGGGCAGGAGCACCTTGACGGTATTGAATGCACAGCCCACGGACACCGGTCTATACAAGTGTGTGACCACGGACACCCTGAACCAGAACGTTCAGCGTGCCACCTACAGGATTAAGGTCCTCA AGCACAACGAAAGCTACCTGAACGTGGGCGAACCCTCGGGCCATTACAATGTGCAGGAGTATGCCAATCGCACCATCCAGATGACGGCCAACTTTGAGGGCTTTCCGACGCCCTCCTTCAGCTGGTTCAAGCCGGATGGCACCGAGGTTCGCCAGTCGGAGAATAACTTTAAGATCCTCTCCACGGAACTGAGCACCATGCTCCAGGTGCTGAACGCCCAGTTGCAGGACAGCGGCACCTATGTCCTCCGAGGATCCAATTCCTTTGGCATCGTTCAGCGGGAGTACAATGTCAGTGTGATTGACGCCCCGGCGCTGAAGATGTCGGACGCCTATGTCCAGGTGGGATCTGTGGCGCGACTGGAGTGCACCGTAAGCTCCTATCCGCCGGCTATCGTCACCTTCTTCTTCCGCCCCTGCAGCCTGGAACCACGGTGGCCCACTTGCTCCGTGCTCAATCAGAACTTCAGC TTCCAGACTCGACCAAGACCCGGAAAGTTGAGCGTGGAACGCATATACGAGGTATCCTTCCTGCCCACGGAGCCGGGAATCCTCACGTGCATTGCCCAAAATATAATAGATGGAAAGCAACGAACGACCCTGACGAAGGCACACGTTCTGCTCGGCAACATTTCCGAGAACATGACCATATATGGCTTCGACAAGGATCACAAAATTGCCAAGGAGGACGATGTGAACTTCACCTGCGAGGCGCTGGCCTATCACTTCGATGGAAATCTTAAGTGGTTCCTTAATGGAGAGGACTTGAAGGAGTCGGAAC TGGTTCGCATTGAGACCAACCATACCAAGTACTCCTACAAGAGCACTGTGCACATCTCTACGATATCCGACAGGGATCGGGGAACCTACGAGTGCCGGGCCTTCCACAACGATAACGACGCCATTTACAGCAGCCGGGAGATAGATTTGTACGTCCACGATCCTTCTGCTCCTCAGTGGACAATCGCCGGGCAGGAGGGCCACTCGAAAATTAAGCGCAAACTTAGCCAAACGCTGGAGCTGGAGTGTGCCTCCACAGCGGTTCCCGTGGCCACAGTGCGTTGGTTTAAGGACGACAAGGAGCTGAGCGAATCGAAGCTAAGGCACTTCATTGAAAAGGAGTCCAAGCTGCTGATCACTCACCTCTATCCCGGGGATGAAGGCGTCTACAGGTGTGTGGTCGAGAACAGGTTGGACAGAATCGAGCGCTCCTTCACGGTGGTGATCTCAG atctGCCCGGAATTAGCATGGCGTGGGTGTGGTTCGGTGTGATACTGTTCCTTATCCTGATCAGTCTGTGCCTCTTCCTGGCCGTGCGCTACCAAAAGGAGCACAAGCGGCATCTGGCCCTGAAGGCCGCTGGATTGGCCAACTTCGAGGAGGGCGCCGTGGGACACATTAATCCCGATATGACCCTGGACGAGCAGGCCGAACTGCTGCCCTACAATCGGGAATTCGAGTTCCCGCGGGACAGCCTGAAGCTGGGCAAGCAGCTGGGAGCCGGAGCCTTTGGTGTGGTGCTCAAGGGCGAGGCCAGGGGCATCAAGCGGGAGGAACCCACCACCACGGTGGCTGTGAAGATGGTGAAGGCGACGGCCGACAATGAGGTGGTGAGGGCACTGGTCTCCGAGCTCAAGATCATGGTGCATCTGGGACAGCACTTGAACGTGGTCAATCTCCTGGGTGCCGTCACCAAAAATATTGCAAAGC GCGAACTCATGGTCATCGTGGAGTACTGTCGCTTTGGCAACATTCAGAACTTCCTTCTGAGGAACCGGAAGTGCTTTATCAATCAAATCAATCCAGATACCGACCACATTGACCCCAGCATCATGACCCAGCGCATGTCCGACAACTACGATCTGCACCG CGATACAAATGGTGGTGGCTTGAAGTACGCCAATGTCGGTTTCCCGATCCACTCCTACATTAATGAGCCGCACAACAATAACACGCAACCGCCAACTCATCGCAGAAACTCGGACAATGATCCCCGATCGGGCACCCGAGCCGGACGCACCGGATCCGGATCCGCCACCTACAGCTACGACCGACAGATGGACACCTGTGCCACCGTGATGACCACCGTGCCAGAAG ATGATCAGATAATGTCCAATAACTCCGTACAACCCGCCTGGCGTTCCAATTACAAAACCGACTCCACGGAGGCAATGACGGTGACCACCGTTGATCTGATCAGTTGGGCATTCCAAGTGGCCAGGGGCATGGATTACCTGTCCTCCAAGAAGGTGTTGCACGGCGACTTGGCCGCCCGAAATATACTCCTTTGCGAGGACAATGTGGTAAAGATTTGCGACTTTGGTCTGGCTCGATCCATGTATCGAGGGGATAACTACAAGAAGTCAG AGAGTGGCAAACTGCCCATCAAGTGGCTGGCGCTGGAGTCGTTGAGCGATCATGTGTTCAGCACATACAGCGACGTTTGGTCCTACGGCATTGTTCTATGGGAGATGTTCTCGCTGGCCAAGGTGCCGTATCCGGGCATCGATCCCAACCAGGAGCTGTTCAACAAACTGAACGACGGCTACCGCATGGAGAAGCCGAAGTTCGCCAACCAGGAGCTCTACGAGATCATGCTAGAGTGCTGGCGTAAGAA TCCCGAGAGCAGACCTTTGTTTGCTGAGCTGGAGAAGCGCTTTGGCAACATGCTGGGCGAGGATGTAGCCAGT CACTACCTGGACCTAAACAATCCCTATATGCAGAGCAACTTTGAGTACATGAAGAAGCAGTCTACGGATTACCTGGCGCTGATGGGTTCACCCGACGAGCTGGCGCCTCCAGCTCCGCGCTACGTGAACGGACACATAGTGCCCGATATAC GCATCGAGGAGCTGCCGGATGACTACATGGCGATGAGCCCGGACTCCGAACCCGATGCCAGCACCGCCATATTCTCACCCACACGCCTCGAAGGCGAGACCTCCGACTTTCCGGACTTCTCTAGCGAAACCACTTTCAATTTCCCAGGAGCGCGACAATCGCCCACGTTGAGTAACAATCTCAACAGCGGGTCATCTAAGCCGCTCCGCAAGAAGAACGGCATGCCCACTGTGGATGTGGCGGACCAGGCGCCGGAGGAGATACCTATGCTACATCGCCGTTCCACCGGATCGGATGAAAGTCCGGAGCAGGGAAGGCGCTTCAATCAGGCCCTCAAGCAGCAGTATGTCACGCCCACACCGTCCCCTCGCCATCATGTGGAGACCAAACTCAATGGCGAGTCCTCCGAGAACTATGTCAATGTAAAGCCGCCTAGGAAGAATATACCCGGCAAAACCACAACAGGTGGAGGAggtgctggtgctggaggCACCTCCACGGAGGCCTTCTCGAATCCCAGCTACCAGCCACTGTCCACCGTCAACGAGAAGGAGCAACGAAGGTATTAG
- the LOC6527679 gene encoding vascular endothelial growth factor receptor 1 isoform X10, whose amino-acid sequence MARLPRLFLLPLLPMLWISWSDALPLQQFTPDPDDSTENCGGENGAPLMTPCKSAIILDAGTSTTLKCEDNESMTWWTSSQTQLIHIAPFDNTDDPARPYGTSLTLIEVTADCVAAYYCVKDSKFNEIPHEGQSDEAMIELVNQGYASSIYVYVNDPDNKLSDSHNVVTARQYSDVVIPCKPAMPDTEVVLETSNGDMHSSKSVGRYDPQRGFTIEIRSIVDGGDYYCRPNPPFPHNEEEMTSIEVRFIEDGKPLPKPVIRSSVEHHVFTDTNFTLDCEQSAYVQSVYGMEWFTPTRDENRIFASQSITDPKTRNSTHQTGRSTLTVLNAQPTDTGLYKCVTTDTLNQNVQRATYRIKVLKHNESYLNVGEPSGHYNVQEYANRTIQMTANFEGFPTPSFSWFKPDGTEVRQSENNFKILSTELSTMLQVLNAQLQDSGTYVLRGSNSFGIVQREYNVSVIDAPALKMSDAYVQVGSVARLECTVSSYPPAIVTFFFRPCSLEPRWPTCSVLNQNFSLPSEQEKYQFQTRPRPGKLSVERIYEVSFLPTEPGILTCIAQNIIDGKQRTTLTKAHVLLGNISENMTIYGFDKDHKIAKEDDVNFTCEALAYHFDGNLKWFLNGEDLKESELVRIETNHTKYSYKSTVHISTISDRDRGTYECRAFHNDNDAIYSSREIDLYVHDPSAPQWTIAGQEGHSKIKRKLSQTLELECASTAVPVATVRWFKDDKELSESKLRHFIEKESKLLITHLYPGDEGVYRCVVENRLDRIERSFTVVISDLPGISMAWVWFGVILFLILISLCLFLAVRYQKEHKRHLALKAAGLANFEEGAVGHINPDMTLDEQAELLPYNREFEFPRDSLKLGKQLGAGAFGVVLKGEARGIKREEPTTTVAVKMVKATADNEVVRALVSELKIMVHLGQHLNVVNLLGAVTKNIAKRELMVIVEYCRFGNIQNFLLRNRKCFINQINPDTDHIDPSIMTQRMSDNYDLHRDTNGGGLKYANVGFPIHSYINEPHNNNTQPPTHRRNSDNDPRSGTRAGRTGSGSATYSYDRQMDTCATVMTTVPEDDQIMSNNSVQPAWRSNYKTDSTEAMTVTTVDLISWAFQVARGMDYLSSKKVLHGDLAARNILLCEDNVVKICDFGLARSMYRGDNYKKSESGKLPIKWLALESLSDHVFSTYSDVWSYGIVLWEMFSLAKVPYPGIDPNQELFNKLNDGYRMEKPKFANQELYEIMLECWRKNPESRPLFAELEKRFGNMLGEDVASHYLDLNNPYMQSNFEYMKKQSTDYLALMGSPDELAPPAPRYVNGHIVPDIRIEELPDDYMAMSPDSEPDASTAIFSPTRLEGETSDFPDFSSETTFNFPGARQSPTLSNNLNSGSSKPLRKKNGMPTVDVADQAPEEIPMLHRRSTGSDESPEQGRRFNQALKQQYVTPTPSPRHHVETKLNGESSENYVNVKPPRKNIPGKTTTGGGGAGAGGTSTEAFSNPSYQPLSTVNEKEQRRY is encoded by the exons ATGGCGAGGCTTCCGAGGCTGTTTCTGCTGCCTCTGCTCCCGATGTTATGGATCTCGTGGAGCGATGCTC TGCCATTGCAGCAGTTCACGCCGGATCCCGATGACAGCACCGAAAACTGCGGCGGCGAGAACGGAGCTCCACTGATGACGCCATGCAAGAGCGCCATAATCCTGGATGCCGGTACGAGCACCACGCTGAAGTGCGAGGACAACGAATCGATGACCTGGTGGACCAGTAGTCAAACGCAGCTCATCCACATCGCGCCGTTCGACAATACGGATGATCCGGCTCGACCATACGGCACCAGTCTGACTCTCATCGAGGTGACGGCTGACTGTGTAGCTGCCTACTATTGCGTGAAGGATTCCAAGTTCAATGAGATCCCCCATGAGGGGCAGTCGGACGAGGCGATGATCGAGCTGGTGAATCAGGGATATGCCAGCTCCATCTACGTGTACGTGAACGACCCGGACAATAAGCTGAGCGACAGTCACAACGTGGTGACGGCACGACAATATAGCGACGTAGTCATACCCTGCAAACCAGCCATGCCGGACACAGAGGTGGTGCTGGAGACCAGCAATGGAGAC ATGCATTCCAGCAAATCTGTCGGTCGGTACGATCCGCAACGGGGATTCACCATCGAGATCCGCAGCATCGTAGATGGCGGGGACTACTACTGCCGCCCAAATCCGCCATTCCCGCACAACGAGGAGGAGATGACCAGCATAGAAGTGCGCTTTATTG AGGACGGCAAACCGCTGCCAAAGCCCGTGATCAGGTCCTCCGTGGAGCATCACGTCTTCACGGACACCAACTTCACCCTGGACTGCGAGCAGTCCGCCTACGTTCAATCGGTATACGGCATGGAATGGTTCACTCCGACCCGCGATGAG AATCGCATCTTTGCCTCGCAATCGATAACCGATCCCAAGACCAGGAACAGCACCCACCAAACGGGCAGGAGCACCTTGACGGTATTGAATGCACAGCCCACGGACACCGGTCTATACAAGTGTGTGACCACGGACACCCTGAACCAGAACGTTCAGCGTGCCACCTACAGGATTAAGGTCCTCA AGCACAACGAAAGCTACCTGAACGTGGGCGAACCCTCGGGCCATTACAATGTGCAGGAGTATGCCAATCGCACCATCCAGATGACGGCCAACTTTGAGGGCTTTCCGACGCCCTCCTTCAGCTGGTTCAAGCCGGATGGCACCGAGGTTCGCCAGTCGGAGAATAACTTTAAGATCCTCTCCACGGAACTGAGCACCATGCTCCAGGTGCTGAACGCCCAGTTGCAGGACAGCGGCACCTATGTCCTCCGAGGATCCAATTCCTTTGGCATCGTTCAGCGGGAGTACAATGTCAGTGTGATTGACGCCCCGGCGCTGAAGATGTCGGACGCCTATGTCCAGGTGGGATCTGTGGCGCGACTGGAGTGCACCGTAAGCTCCTATCCGCCGGCTATCGTCACCTTCTTCTTCCGCCCCTGCAGCCTGGAACCACGGTGGCCCACTTGCTCCGTGCTCAATCAGAACTTCAGC TTGCCAAGTGAACAGGAGAAATACCAG TTCCAGACTCGACCAAGACCCGGAAAGTTGAGCGTGGAACGCATATACGAGGTATCCTTCCTGCCCACGGAGCCGGGAATCCTCACGTGCATTGCCCAAAATATAATAGATGGAAAGCAACGAACGACCCTGACGAAGGCACACGTTCTGCTCGGCAACATTTCCGAGAACATGACCATATATGGCTTCGACAAGGATCACAAAATTGCCAAGGAGGACGATGTGAACTTCACCTGCGAGGCGCTGGCCTATCACTTCGATGGAAATCTTAAGTGGTTCCTTAATGGAGAGGACTTGAAGGAGTCGGAAC TGGTTCGCATTGAGACCAACCATACCAAGTACTCCTACAAGAGCACTGTGCACATCTCTACGATATCCGACAGGGATCGGGGAACCTACGAGTGCCGGGCCTTCCACAACGATAACGACGCCATTTACAGCAGCCGGGAGATAGATTTGTACGTCCACGATCCTTCTGCTCCTCAGTGGACAATCGCCGGGCAGGAGGGCCACTCGAAAATTAAGCGCAAACTTAGCCAAACGCTGGAGCTGGAGTGTGCCTCCACAGCGGTTCCCGTGGCCACAGTGCGTTGGTTTAAGGACGACAAGGAGCTGAGCGAATCGAAGCTAAGGCACTTCATTGAAAAGGAGTCCAAGCTGCTGATCACTCACCTCTATCCCGGGGATGAAGGCGTCTACAGGTGTGTGGTCGAGAACAGGTTGGACAGAATCGAGCGCTCCTTCACGGTGGTGATCTCAG atctGCCCGGAATTAGCATGGCGTGGGTGTGGTTCGGTGTGATACTGTTCCTTATCCTGATCAGTCTGTGCCTCTTCCTGGCCGTGCGCTACCAAAAGGAGCACAAGCGGCATCTGGCCCTGAAGGCCGCTGGATTGGCCAACTTCGAGGAGGGCGCCGTGGGACACATTAATCCCGATATGACCCTGGACGAGCAGGCCGAACTGCTGCCCTACAATCGGGAATTCGAGTTCCCGCGGGACAGCCTGAAGCTGGGCAAGCAGCTGGGAGCCGGAGCCTTTGGTGTGGTGCTCAAGGGCGAGGCCAGGGGCATCAAGCGGGAGGAACCCACCACCACGGTGGCTGTGAAGATGGTGAAGGCGACGGCCGACAATGAGGTGGTGAGGGCACTGGTCTCCGAGCTCAAGATCATGGTGCATCTGGGACAGCACTTGAACGTGGTCAATCTCCTGGGTGCCGTCACCAAAAATATTGCAAAGC GCGAACTCATGGTCATCGTGGAGTACTGTCGCTTTGGCAACATTCAGAACTTCCTTCTGAGGAACCGGAAGTGCTTTATCAATCAAATCAATCCAGATACCGACCACATTGACCCCAGCATCATGACCCAGCGCATGTCCGACAACTACGATCTGCACCG CGATACAAATGGTGGTGGCTTGAAGTACGCCAATGTCGGTTTCCCGATCCACTCCTACATTAATGAGCCGCACAACAATAACACGCAACCGCCAACTCATCGCAGAAACTCGGACAATGATCCCCGATCGGGCACCCGAGCCGGACGCACCGGATCCGGATCCGCCACCTACAGCTACGACCGACAGATGGACACCTGTGCCACCGTGATGACCACCGTGCCAGAAG ATGATCAGATAATGTCCAATAACTCCGTACAACCCGCCTGGCGTTCCAATTACAAAACCGACTCCACGGAGGCAATGACGGTGACCACCGTTGATCTGATCAGTTGGGCATTCCAAGTGGCCAGGGGCATGGATTACCTGTCCTCCAAGAAGGTGTTGCACGGCGACTTGGCCGCCCGAAATATACTCCTTTGCGAGGACAATGTGGTAAAGATTTGCGACTTTGGTCTGGCTCGATCCATGTATCGAGGGGATAACTACAAGAAGTCAG AGAGTGGCAAACTGCCCATCAAGTGGCTGGCGCTGGAGTCGTTGAGCGATCATGTGTTCAGCACATACAGCGACGTTTGGTCCTACGGCATTGTTCTATGGGAGATGTTCTCGCTGGCCAAGGTGCCGTATCCGGGCATCGATCCCAACCAGGAGCTGTTCAACAAACTGAACGACGGCTACCGCATGGAGAAGCCGAAGTTCGCCAACCAGGAGCTCTACGAGATCATGCTAGAGTGCTGGCGTAAGAA TCCCGAGAGCAGACCTTTGTTTGCTGAGCTGGAGAAGCGCTTTGGCAACATGCTGGGCGAGGATGTAGCCAGT CACTACCTGGACCTAAACAATCCCTATATGCAGAGCAACTTTGAGTACATGAAGAAGCAGTCTACGGATTACCTGGCGCTGATGGGTTCACCCGACGAGCTGGCGCCTCCAGCTCCGCGCTACGTGAACGGACACATAGTGCCCGATATAC GCATCGAGGAGCTGCCGGATGACTACATGGCGATGAGCCCGGACTCCGAACCCGATGCCAGCACCGCCATATTCTCACCCACACGCCTCGAAGGCGAGACCTCCGACTTTCCGGACTTCTCTAGCGAAACCACTTTCAATTTCCCAGGAGCGCGACAATCGCCCACGTTGAGTAACAATCTCAACAGCGGGTCATCTAAGCCGCTCCGCAAGAAGAACGGCATGCCCACTGTGGATGTGGCGGACCAGGCGCCGGAGGAGATACCTATGCTACATCGCCGTTCCACCGGATCGGATGAAAGTCCGGAGCAGGGAAGGCGCTTCAATCAGGCCCTCAAGCAGCAGTATGTCACGCCCACACCGTCCCCTCGCCATCATGTGGAGACCAAACTCAATGGCGAGTCCTCCGAGAACTATGTCAATGTAAAGCCGCCTAGGAAGAATATACCCGGCAAAACCACAACAGGTGGAGGAggtgctggtgctggaggCACCTCCACGGAGGCCTTCTCGAATCCCAGCTACCAGCCACTGTCCACCGTCAACGAGAAGGAGCAACGAAGGTATTAG